A region of Kribbella sp. NBC_01245 DNA encodes the following proteins:
- a CDS encoding glycine hydroxymethyltransferase has translation MTQSFDASAASAAYKNALEVIGAVEPTVAGAIRSELADQRASLKLIASENYASPAVLLTMGNWFSDKYAEGTVGHRFYAGCQNVDTIEQLAADHAKDLFGAPHAYVQPHSGIDANLVAFWAILAQRIESPALAEAGAKHVNDLSDEDWAKLRKALGDQKMLGMSLDAGGHLTHGFRPNISGKMFHQTSYGTDTETGLLDYDEVARLAREFKPLILMAGYSAYPRKVDFAKMREIADEVGATLMVDMAHFAGLVAGKVFTGDFDPVPHAHVTTTTTHKSLRGPRGGMVLCQPEYADAVDRGCPMVLGGPLSHVMAAKAVALAEAKQPSFQTYAQNVADNAVSLAEGLMKRGTKIVTDGTENHLVLLDVSSYGITGRQAESALLDAGIVTNRNAVPRDPNGAWYTSGVRIGTPALTSRGFGADDFDRVAELIVDVLSATTPTNTAAGAPSKAKYVLADGVADKTRAAASELLDVHPLYPGLDLN, from the coding sequence ATGACGCAATCGTTCGACGCCTCCGCCGCATCCGCGGCCTACAAGAACGCGCTGGAGGTGATCGGCGCGGTCGAACCCACCGTGGCCGGCGCCATCCGCTCCGAGCTGGCCGATCAGCGGGCCTCGCTCAAGCTGATCGCCAGTGAGAACTACGCCTCCCCGGCCGTGCTGCTGACGATGGGCAACTGGTTCTCGGACAAGTACGCCGAGGGCACCGTCGGCCACCGCTTCTACGCCGGCTGCCAGAACGTCGACACCATCGAGCAGCTCGCCGCAGACCACGCGAAGGACCTGTTCGGCGCCCCGCACGCGTACGTCCAGCCGCACTCCGGCATCGACGCGAACCTGGTCGCCTTCTGGGCGATCCTGGCTCAGCGGATCGAGTCCCCGGCCCTGGCCGAGGCCGGCGCGAAGCACGTGAACGACCTGTCCGACGAGGACTGGGCCAAGCTGCGCAAGGCGCTCGGCGACCAGAAGATGCTCGGCATGTCGCTCGACGCGGGTGGTCACCTCACCCACGGGTTCCGCCCGAACATCTCCGGCAAGATGTTCCACCAGACGTCGTACGGCACGGACACCGAGACGGGTCTGCTCGACTACGACGAGGTCGCCCGGCTGGCCCGCGAGTTCAAGCCGCTGATCCTGATGGCGGGCTACTCGGCCTACCCGCGCAAGGTCGACTTCGCCAAGATGCGCGAGATCGCGGACGAGGTCGGCGCCACCTTGATGGTCGACATGGCGCACTTCGCCGGTCTGGTCGCAGGCAAGGTCTTCACCGGCGACTTCGACCCGGTACCGCACGCCCACGTCACCACCACGACCACGCACAAGTCGCTGCGCGGCCCGCGTGGCGGCATGGTGCTCTGCCAGCCGGAGTACGCCGACGCGGTGGACCGTGGTTGCCCGATGGTGCTCGGCGGTCCGCTCAGCCACGTGATGGCGGCCAAGGCCGTCGCGCTCGCCGAGGCGAAGCAGCCGTCCTTCCAGACGTACGCGCAGAACGTCGCGGACAACGCCGTCTCGCTCGCCGAGGGCCTGATGAAGCGCGGCACGAAGATCGTCACCGATGGCACCGAGAACCACCTCGTGCTGCTGGACGTCTCGTCGTACGGCATCACCGGTCGGCAGGCCGAGTCGGCCCTGCTCGACGCGGGCATCGTCACCAACCGCAACGCCGTACCGCGTGACCCGAACGGCGCCTGGTACACCTCGGGCGTCCGGATCGGCACGCCCGCGCTGACCTCGCGCGGCTTCGGCGCGGACGACTTCGACCGCGTGGCCGAGCTCATCGTGGACGTCCTGTCCGCGACGACCCCGACCAACACCGCCGCGGGCGCACCGTCAAAGGCCAAGTACGTCCTGGCCGACGGCGTCGCCGACAAGACCCGCGCCGCCGCCTCCGAGTTGCTCGACGTCCACCCGCTCTACCCGGGCCTCGACCTCAACTGA
- a CDS encoding YhjD/YihY/BrkB family envelope integrity protein — protein sequence MTWKLLTQTVGTCLRYRVTGLAAEAAFFAILSLPPLIFGLAGSIGFIVSRFFDAATIDQIKLEIAELAARALTDDSVQAVIVPTLDDVLAGGRPDVISIGFLLALWSGSRALNVFVDTITIMYGMGGKRGIVRTRALSFSLYCVALLIGVIVLPLVLAGPEAVADVLPARVEFLNQLYWPVVTVLSAGFLNTLYHLSVPVRTPWVSDLPGAFLALSLWILGSFLLRWTLQSTVGGTSIYGPLAAPIAVLLWLYLTAIAVLIGAALNAVIDRMWPDKARKPAKASRKRAEPEMKAEPEPVHAHAQDLDDVDEVVAESPEQRQRPEVKVAEAVESLTSDKPVVPGPPDPEPVTEVAGKPEVESEPVGKPGAPAKADDVR from the coding sequence GTGACCTGGAAACTGCTCACCCAGACCGTCGGCACCTGTCTGCGCTATCGCGTGACGGGTCTGGCGGCGGAAGCGGCGTTCTTCGCGATCCTGTCGCTGCCGCCGCTGATCTTCGGTCTGGCCGGGTCGATCGGTTTCATCGTCTCGCGGTTCTTCGACGCGGCCACGATCGACCAGATCAAGCTCGAGATCGCCGAACTGGCCGCCCGCGCGCTGACCGACGACTCGGTTCAGGCCGTCATCGTGCCGACGCTGGACGACGTGCTGGCCGGTGGCCGGCCGGACGTAATCTCGATCGGTTTCCTGCTGGCCCTGTGGTCCGGCAGTCGAGCGCTGAACGTCTTCGTCGACACCATCACGATCATGTACGGCATGGGCGGCAAGCGGGGCATCGTCCGGACCCGAGCGCTGTCGTTCAGCCTGTACTGCGTCGCGCTGCTGATCGGCGTGATCGTGCTGCCGCTGGTGCTGGCCGGTCCCGAGGCGGTCGCCGACGTGCTGCCGGCGCGAGTCGAATTCCTGAACCAGCTGTACTGGCCTGTCGTCACGGTGCTGTCCGCGGGCTTCCTGAACACGCTCTACCACTTGTCCGTGCCTGTGCGTACACCTTGGGTGTCCGATCTGCCGGGGGCGTTCCTGGCGTTGTCACTCTGGATCCTTGGCAGCTTCCTGCTGCGCTGGACCCTGCAGTCGACCGTCGGTGGTACGTCGATCTACGGGCCGTTGGCCGCACCGATCGCCGTACTGCTGTGGCTCTACCTGACGGCCATCGCGGTGCTCATCGGCGCCGCCCTGAACGCGGTGATCGACCGGATGTGGCCGGACAAGGCGCGCAAACCCGCCAAGGCCTCCCGGAAGCGCGCCGAGCCTGAGATGAAGGCCGAGCCGGAACCGGTGCACGCGCACGCTCAAGACCTGGACGACGTCGATGAGGTGGTGGCGGAATCGCCGGAGCAGCGGCAGCGGCCGGAGGTGAAGGTGGCCGAGGCGGTCGAGTCGCTGACGTCCGACAAACCCGTCGTTCCCGGGCCGCCGGACCCCGAACCTGTGACTGAGGTTGCGGGTAAACCTGAGGTCGAGAGTGAGCCCGTCGGAAAACCCGGTGCGCCCGCGAAAGCCGACGACGTACGCTGA
- a CDS encoding acyl-CoA dehydrogenase family protein gives MADPFAVTNQPPPLDGVNFFTADASLRDALTPYGDLANDAKLTSIGALAGSREALDQALPANQNPPVLRTHDRYGNRVDRVDFHPSWHWLMDKAVGFGLQAAPWLSDHPSAHLRRAAGFFVWGQVEPGHGCPISMTYAAVPALRADKALAEHWVPRLAAPSYNPGGSGPGALAGMGMTEKQGGSDVRANLTEAKPVGDSYRLTGHKWFCSAPQVDVFLVLAQAPGGLSCFVVPRVLEDGSRNVFALQRLKDKLGNRSNASSEVEFHGTVGHRLGDEGAGVRTIIEMVAATRLDCVLGSAGLMRRALVEATWHATHRSAFGGLLRDKPVMRNVLADLSLESAAATMLAMRLAAAVDAGEADAAFRRIALPLAKFWVCKRTPMMVAEALECLGGNGYVEESGMPLLFRESPLNSIWEGSGNVNALDVLRALQRPESLDAWLTEVGTAKGYSSHLDRAITDVLTMLADLDGIEGRARVLAARMAVVLQASLLARHAPPEIADAFIASRLGGDWSGVFGTLSPSVELPGIVDRVLVH, from the coding sequence ATGGCGGACCCATTTGCGGTAACCAACCAGCCTCCCCCGCTGGACGGCGTGAACTTCTTCACGGCCGACGCGTCCCTGCGCGATGCCCTCACGCCGTACGGCGACCTCGCGAACGACGCCAAGCTCACGAGTATCGGCGCCCTCGCGGGCAGTCGCGAGGCGCTCGACCAGGCGTTGCCCGCCAACCAGAATCCCCCGGTATTGCGCACGCACGACCGGTACGGGAACCGCGTGGACCGCGTCGACTTCCACCCGTCCTGGCATTGGCTGATGGACAAGGCCGTCGGTTTCGGGTTGCAGGCCGCGCCCTGGTTGTCGGATCACCCGTCGGCCCATCTGCGTCGCGCGGCCGGGTTCTTCGTCTGGGGACAGGTCGAGCCGGGACACGGTTGTCCGATCTCCATGACGTACGCCGCGGTGCCGGCCCTCCGTGCGGACAAGGCGCTTGCGGAGCACTGGGTTCCCCGCCTGGCCGCTCCGTCGTACAACCCGGGTGGTTCCGGGCCGGGGGCGCTCGCGGGGATGGGGATGACGGAGAAGCAGGGTGGTTCGGATGTCCGGGCCAACCTGACCGAGGCCAAACCGGTTGGCGACTCGTACCGGTTGACCGGGCACAAGTGGTTCTGCTCGGCGCCGCAGGTGGACGTCTTCCTCGTACTCGCGCAGGCGCCGGGTGGCTTGAGCTGTTTCGTCGTACCTCGCGTCCTTGAAGACGGTTCACGGAACGTCTTCGCGTTGCAGCGGTTGAAGGACAAGCTCGGCAACCGGTCGAACGCGTCCAGCGAAGTCGAGTTCCACGGCACTGTCGGGCACCGCCTCGGCGACGAAGGCGCGGGCGTTCGCACGATCATCGAGATGGTCGCGGCCACCCGGCTGGACTGCGTGCTCGGTTCGGCCGGGTTGATGCGCCGGGCCCTGGTCGAGGCGACCTGGCACGCGACCCATCGCAGCGCCTTCGGTGGCCTGCTGCGCGACAAGCCCGTGATGCGGAACGTACTGGCCGACCTCTCCCTCGAGTCGGCCGCCGCGACGATGCTGGCGATGCGCCTCGCGGCCGCGGTCGACGCCGGTGAGGCCGACGCGGCGTTCCGGCGGATCGCGCTGCCGCTGGCCAAGTTCTGGGTGTGTAAGCGGACCCCGATGATGGTGGCCGAGGCGCTCGAGTGTCTGGGCGGCAACGGGTACGTCGAGGAGTCGGGTATGCCGTTGCTGTTCCGCGAGTCCCCGCTCAACTCGATCTGGGAAGGCTCGGGCAACGTCAACGCGCTAGACGTGTTGAGAGCTTTACAGCGGCCCGAATCGCTCGATGCCTGGCTCACGGAGGTTGGGACGGCCAAGGGGTACAGCAGCCACTTGGACCGGGCTATCACCGACGTACTGACGATGCTGGCCGACCTGGACGGTATCGAAGGGCGTGCGCGCGTACTGGCGGCACGGATGGCTGTAGTCCTGCAGGCCTCGCTACTGGCCCGACACGCGCCGCCTGAGATTGCTGACGCGTTTATCGCTTCAAGGCTCGGCGGCGACTGGTCTGGCGTGTTCGGGACGTTGTCACCATCAGTAGAGCTGCCCGGCATCGTCGACCGGGTACTGGTCCACTAG
- a CDS encoding glycoside hydrolase family 9 protein: MRSSRRVVLATLAVCSSIAGTAVVVGSTAGATETDGAMQDAVTMQDAVTMQDAVTPLVRVDQLGFGVGEAKWAYLMSPQAAAGKPFTVRDRQGRQVLTGRAGADLGKWNDAYQHVYALDLKALRLPGTYTVDVGGITSPAFQVGGPRMFRKAADKAITFFASQRDGLNVVPGDLDRKPSHLTDKAAQVYELPVFAGDDTDVTVGELKPIAGQTADVEGGWFDAGDYLKFTHIAAYTDTMLWASARDARHADAKVVREARHGLDWLDKMWDEKTRTLYIQVGVGTGNTEGTFVGDHDIWRLPEEDDADNEPAHRFLKNRPVFRAAAPGEKISPNIAGRMAAAFAIAAQVEPDRVKARRHLTTAAQIYAQAQTTGVTQLMTSLPFAFYPESAWRDDLELGAAELALAGKRLGDPRSKVWLGQARHWAGQYLAHEKGDTLNLYDVSALAHADLTRAIRAHGGTAASTRDLVGDIKAQLDRGLAKATKDPFQAGAAYDEFDSVPHAFGLSATSDLYRKVTGDRRYEAFGTQQRNWSLGANAWGTSFMVGVGTSYERCPHHQIANIQGKTAVGAVVNGPNSEGLFADGLGDNLDRMNPCPADGIDRNEQFTGRGSRYVDDVRSWQTSEPADDFAAIAAYALTLDGK; encoded by the coding sequence GTGAGATCGTCTCGCCGGGTTGTGCTGGCCACGTTGGCCGTCTGTTCGTCCATAGCCGGTACCGCGGTCGTGGTGGGGTCCACCGCCGGTGCCACCGAGACCGACGGCGCCATGCAGGACGCCGTCACGATGCAGGATGCGGTCACGATGCAGGACGCGGTGACACCGCTGGTCCGGGTCGATCAGCTCGGGTTCGGGGTCGGCGAGGCGAAGTGGGCGTACCTGATGAGCCCGCAGGCCGCCGCGGGCAAGCCGTTCACGGTCCGGGATCGCCAGGGCCGGCAGGTCCTGACCGGTCGCGCCGGGGCCGACCTGGGCAAATGGAACGACGCCTACCAACACGTGTACGCCCTTGATTTAAAGGCATTGCGCCTCCCCGGCACCTACACCGTCGACGTCGGCGGCATCACCTCGCCGGCGTTCCAGGTCGGTGGCCCGCGGATGTTCCGGAAGGCCGCGGACAAGGCGATCACGTTCTTCGCCTCACAGCGCGACGGGCTCAACGTCGTACCGGGGGATCTCGATCGGAAGCCGTCGCACCTGACGGACAAGGCCGCGCAGGTGTACGAGTTGCCGGTCTTCGCCGGGGATGACACGGACGTGACGGTTGGCGAGCTCAAGCCGATCGCCGGTCAGACCGCGGACGTCGAAGGCGGCTGGTTCGACGCGGGGGACTACCTCAAGTTCACGCACATCGCGGCGTACACGGACACGATGTTGTGGGCCTCTGCTCGCGACGCTCGGCACGCTGACGCCAAGGTGGTGCGCGAGGCGCGGCACGGGCTCGACTGGCTCGACAAGATGTGGGACGAGAAGACCCGCACGCTCTACATCCAGGTCGGCGTGGGCACCGGCAACACCGAGGGCACGTTCGTCGGCGATCACGACATCTGGCGCCTGCCCGAGGAGGACGACGCCGACAACGAGCCGGCACACCGCTTCCTGAAGAACCGGCCCGTCTTCCGTGCGGCGGCGCCCGGCGAGAAGATCAGCCCGAACATCGCGGGCCGCATGGCCGCCGCCTTCGCGATCGCGGCCCAGGTCGAGCCGGACCGGGTCAAGGCGCGCCGCCACCTCACCACCGCCGCCCAGATCTACGCGCAGGCGCAGACGACCGGTGTGACCCAGCTGATGACGTCGCTGCCGTTCGCGTTCTACCCCGAGAGCGCCTGGCGGGATGACCTCGAGTTGGGCGCGGCCGAGTTGGCGCTGGCCGGGAAGCGCCTCGGCGATCCCCGGTCGAAGGTCTGGCTGGGACAGGCCAGGCATTGGGCCGGGCAGTACCTCGCGCACGAGAAGGGCGACACCCTCAACCTGTACGACGTGAGCGCGCTCGCGCATGCCGACCTCACCCGCGCGATCCGGGCCCACGGTGGTACGGCCGCCTCGACGCGCGACCTGGTCGGCGATATCAAGGCCCAGCTCGACCGGGGTCTCGCCAAGGCGACCAAGGACCCGTTCCAGGCGGGTGCGGCGTACGACGAGTTCGACTCCGTGCCGCACGCCTTCGGCCTGTCCGCGACGAGCGACCTGTACCGCAAGGTCACGGGCGATCGCCGGTACGAGGCGTTCGGCACCCAGCAGCGCAACTGGTCGCTCGGCGCGAACGCCTGGGGTACGTCGTTCATGGTCGGCGTCGGTACGTCGTACGAGCGCTGCCCGCATCACCAGATCGCGAACATCCAGGGCAAAACCGCCGTCGGCGCGGTGGTCAACGGGCCGAACAGCGAGGGCCTGTTCGCGGATGGCCTCGGTGACAACCTGGATCGGATGAACCCGTGCCCTGCGGACGGCATCGACCGCAACGAACAGTTCACCGGCCGCGGCTCCCGCTATGTCGACGACGTCCGCTCGTGGCAGACGTCCGAACCCGCCGACGACTTCGCCGCCATCGCGGCGTACGCCTTGACGCTCGATGGGAAGTAA
- a CDS encoding nitrite/sulfite reductase: protein MTTGATPATRNPAAKAPRPRKGKGEGQWALGYREPLNKNEENKKNDDGLNVRARIENIYAHRGFDSIDPADLRGRFRWWGLYTQRKPGIDGGKTATLEPEELDDKYFMLRIRIEGGQLTTEQLRVIADISTTYARDTADITDRQNIQLHWIRVEDIPAIWQKLEAVGLYTTEACGDVPRIIIASPVAGIAADEIIDPTPAIDDIVSRYIGSPEFSNLPRKFKTALTGHPSHDVVPEVNDVAFVGVNHPEHGPGFDLWVGGGLSTNPMLAKRLGVWVPLEEVHLAWWGVCSIFRDYGYRRLRTRARLKFLVADWGVEKFREVLEEKYLKRKLLDGPAPEVPAVQGDHIGVHKQKDGKFYIGVAPVVGRVNGATLAKVADVVAAHGSDRIRTTAQQKLLVLDVEETQVESLVTALAGLGFQARPSAWRRNTMACTGIEFCKLAIVETKGRAAELIGEMEERIPELDVPITVNVNGCPNSCARIQVADIGLKGQLVLDAEGKQVPGYQVHLGGGLGLDAGFGRKLRGHKVTSTDLADYVERVTRNYLSQRSEGERFAQWVVRAEEGALQ, encoded by the coding sequence ATGACGACTGGCGCCACCCCAGCCACCAGGAATCCCGCCGCTAAAGCACCACGCCCGCGCAAAGGCAAGGGCGAGGGTCAGTGGGCGCTCGGCTACCGCGAGCCGCTGAACAAGAACGAAGAGAACAAGAAGAACGACGACGGCCTGAACGTCCGGGCTCGGATCGAGAACATCTATGCCCACCGCGGGTTCGACTCGATCGACCCGGCGGACCTGCGCGGCCGCTTCCGCTGGTGGGGTCTCTACACCCAGCGCAAGCCCGGGATCGACGGCGGTAAGACCGCGACCCTGGAGCCGGAAGAGCTGGACGACAAGTACTTCATGCTGCGCATCCGGATCGAGGGCGGCCAGCTCACCACCGAGCAGCTCCGGGTCATCGCCGACATCTCTACGACGTACGCCCGGGACACGGCCGACATCACCGACCGGCAGAACATTCAGCTGCACTGGATCCGGGTCGAGGACATCCCCGCGATCTGGCAGAAGCTGGAGGCCGTCGGGCTGTACACGACCGAGGCCTGTGGCGACGTACCGCGCATCATCATCGCGAGCCCGGTGGCGGGGATCGCCGCGGACGAGATCATCGACCCGACGCCGGCGATCGACGACATCGTCAGCCGGTACATCGGTTCGCCCGAGTTCTCGAACCTGCCGCGCAAGTTCAAGACCGCGCTGACCGGCCACCCCTCGCACGACGTGGTGCCCGAGGTCAACGACGTCGCGTTCGTCGGCGTGAACCACCCTGAGCACGGCCCGGGCTTCGACCTCTGGGTCGGCGGCGGGCTGTCGACGAACCCGATGCTGGCCAAGCGGCTCGGCGTCTGGGTGCCGCTGGAGGAGGTGCACCTGGCCTGGTGGGGGGTGTGCAGCATCTTCCGCGACTACGGGTACCGCCGGCTGCGGACTCGCGCCCGCTTGAAGTTCCTGGTGGCCGACTGGGGTGTGGAGAAGTTCCGCGAGGTGCTCGAGGAGAAGTACCTCAAGCGCAAGCTGCTCGACGGCCCGGCGCCGGAGGTTCCCGCCGTACAGGGTGACCACATCGGCGTGCACAAGCAGAAGGACGGCAAGTTCTACATCGGCGTCGCCCCGGTCGTCGGCCGCGTGAACGGCGCGACGCTGGCGAAGGTCGCCGACGTGGTCGCCGCACACGGCTCGGACCGGATCCGTACGACGGCCCAGCAGAAGCTCCTGGTGCTGGACGTCGAGGAGACCCAGGTCGAGTCGCTCGTCACCGCCCTCGCGGGTCTGGGTTTCCAGGCTCGTCCGTCGGCCTGGCGCCGGAACACGATGGCCTGCACGGGGATCGAGTTCTGCAAGCTGGCCATCGTCGAGACCAAGGGCCGCGCCGCCGAGCTGATCGGTGAGATGGAAGAGCGCATCCCCGAGCTGGACGTGCCGATCACGGTCAACGTGAACGGCTGCCCGAACTCCTGCGCCCGGATCCAGGTCGCGGACATCGGCCTCAAGGGCCAGCTCGTACTCGATGCCGAGGGCAAGCAAGTCCCCGGTTACCAGGTCCACCTCGGCGGCGGGCTCGGCCTCGACGCCGGGTTCGGCCGCAAGTTGCGCGGTCACAAGGTCACCTCGACCGACTTGGCCGATTACGTCGAACGCGTCACCCGGAACTACCTGTCCCAGCGGTCCGAGGGCGAGCGCTTCGCCCAATGGGTCGTCCGTGCCGAAGAAGGAGCACTTCAGTGA
- a CDS encoding mycothiol transferase, translating into MTLWEPPADIPWEPPFAGTEAEHLAGALDRLRFTFRWKADDLDAAGLQTRIGASRLTIGGLLKHLAAVEDYTFTTKFRGEQVGEPWTSLGWTGDNDWEFESAANDSPERLYALWDGAVERSRATLAAALADGGLDQPAHVSTPEGEHASLRRLVCDLIEEYGRHTGHADLLREAVDGRTGEDPPPGWQPVG; encoded by the coding sequence ATGACACTTTGGGAACCACCAGCCGACATCCCATGGGAACCACCATTTGCCGGCACGGAGGCCGAGCACCTCGCCGGCGCGCTCGACCGGCTGCGGTTCACCTTCCGCTGGAAGGCCGACGACCTCGACGCGGCCGGGCTGCAGACCCGCATCGGCGCCTCGAGGCTGACGATCGGCGGCCTGCTCAAACACCTGGCAGCCGTGGAGGACTACACCTTCACCACCAAGTTCCGCGGTGAACAAGTGGGCGAACCGTGGACCAGCCTCGGCTGGACCGGCGATAACGACTGGGAGTTCGAGTCAGCCGCCAACGACTCCCCCGAGCGGCTGTACGCCCTCTGGGACGGCGCGGTCGAGCGCTCCCGCGCGACACTGGCCGCGGCGCTCGCCGACGGCGGCCTCGATCAGCCCGCCCACGTCTCGACACCGGAAGGCGAGCACGCCAGTTTGCGACGACTCGTCTGCGATTTGATCGAGGAGTACGGGCGGCATACCGGCCACGCTGACCTCCTCCGCGAAGCCGTCGATGGTCGCACCGGCGAGGACCCGCCCCCTGGTTGGCAGCCCGTCGGCTGA